A portion of the Fulvia fulva chromosome 1, complete sequence genome contains these proteins:
- a CDS encoding PITH domain-containing protein has protein sequence MSHCHDEHDHHGHDHSEGAAHDHTDDLTPALQNHIYEQIDFGAINTLNESVSRAGSTIVQKTWTDRLDAEPELVSDADEQLLMHIPFTAQIRLHSILIRTSMTDSAPMTLKVYVNREGLDFSTASDLQPTQTLELAQSNEVQEVPVKRALFNTVRSLDLFFEDNWGRGDEDETRISYMGFKGEWMKLSREPVNFLYEAAANPKDHTLASGVGERMGSDISGAGGRHGM, from the coding sequence ATGTCACACTGCCACGATGAACACGACCACCACGGCCATGATCACTCGGAAGGCGCCGCGCACGATCATACTGATGATCTGACGCCAGCCCTTCAGAATCATATCTACGAGCAGATCGACTTCGGCGCCATCAACACATTGAACGAATCAGTGTCTCGAGCCGGCTCAACCATAGTCCAAAAGACATGGACTGATCGCCTCGATGCCGAGCCCGAACTCGTCTCGGATGCAGATGAACAGCTCCTGATGCACATTCCGTTCACTGCCCAAATACGCCTTCACAGCATCCTGATTAGGACCTCGATGACCGACTCTGCACCGATGACCTTGAAAGTCTACGTCAACCGCGAAGGCCTCGACTTCTCGACTGCCTCCGATCTCCAACCGACACAGACATTGGAGCTGGCGCAGTCGAATGAGGTACAAGAGGTGCCCGTGAAGAGGGCGTTGTTCAATACTGTCAGGTCGCTGGACCTCTTTTTTGAAGACAACTGGGGCAGAGGAGACGAGGATGAGACCAGAATTAGTTACATGGGGTTCAAAGGAGAGTGGATGAAATTGAGCAGAGAGCCCGTCAACTTCTTGTACGAGGCGGCTGCAAATCCGAAGGATCATACGTTAGCAAGTGGAGTCGGTGAGAGGATGGGGAGTGACATAAGTGGTGCCGGAGGACGGCATGGCATGTGA
- a CDS encoding Charged multivesicular body protein 6: protein MGNSNSSSKKVTAQDRAILDLKIQRDKLHQYQKRINTITTRETEIAKECLAKGDKQRALLALRRKKYQVSLLAKTDQQLAQLQALTSDVEFALVQKDVMFGLQQGTAVLKEIHKEMGGLERVEMILSQSEEAQAYQKEVNEMLSGKMSNEDEDEVEDELEALEREAQGVPSMPEAPKTTAGEIPEAPSGEVETPEAKARRRRQARSEREQEQALGPIAA from the exons ATGGGTAACTCCAACAGCTCCAGCAAAAAGGTCACTGCACAGGACAG GGCCATCCTCGACCTCAAGATTCAGCGCGATAAGCTGCACCAGTATCAGAAACGCATCAATACGATCACGACTCGAGAGACGGAGATTGCCAAGGAGTGCTTAGCGAAG GGCGATAAGCAAAGAGCTTTACTGGCTCTACGACGAAAGAAATACCAGGTTTCACTACTTGCAAAAACAGATCAACAGCTCGCACAACTTCAGGCACTCACCAGCGACGTAGAGTTTGCGCTGGTTCAAAAGGATGTCATGTTCGGTCTGCAGCAAGGTACAGCAGTGCTGAAAGAGATACACAAAGAGATGGGAGGATTGGAAAGAGTGGAGATGATACTGAGTCAAAGTGAGGAGGCGCAAGCATATCAGAAG GAGGTGAATGAAATGCTTAGCGGGAAGATGTCGAATGAGGATGAAGACGAGGTAGAGGACGAGCTCGAGGCTCTGGAACGGGAAGCACAAGGAGTGCCTAGCATGCCTGAAGCACCGAAGACTACAGCTGGTGAGATACCTGAAGCTCCCTCCGGCGAGGTAGAGACGCCTGAGGCCAAAGCGAGGCGAAGACGGCAAGCGCGATCAGAGCGTGAGCAGGAGCAAGCGTTGGGGCCAATTGCTGCGTAG
- a CDS encoding Alpha-factor-transporting ATPase, whose amino-acid sequence MAGDKRGSRSSQDNSSNDSREGKVEEKDEDGEKVPDAPWRCLFAFTTRANIPLLVAGIFCSFAAGFMGPAVNFVVGKVVGGLTNYQSGSMDGDKFLREQTKWVLWTVAISAGSWIFGALEFLLWMSFGELQAKSARDRLFHGLLGREVEWYERRKNGIGALLPRLQAQIRELQLATSQPLGSIFALISTCVLSLAQALYRSWDLALVTLATVPVIIFALVMARGGLEHNITMQQDKLTEAQKYSTSAFSSIETVKCFNGQEIELKKYNTCIDEAGVWYAWVANASALQMGLAVLLSVSMFVQGFYYGGILVGRGTIQVDDVVTTFFSAIGAFQALQGILPQMIVFEKGRKAGSVLRTIMAQVEDESTIEHKQNLLAPATCRGDIEVLDLSFAYPSRPDILAIQDVSMVIPGGQMTFLIGRSGSGKSTISQLLMRFYTATGGTINIDNIPLASLDTTWLRSNITLVEQTSLLFNDTVLRNIAFGRGKDYEQVTREEVVEAAEFALLQLMISDMPDGLDTGVGFKGGSMSGGQRQRMALARARIRDSPILILDESTSALDYITRTLMMEAIRRWRTGKTTIIITHDISQIMADDYIYLLESGRLVQEGYRSTLEKMKGTPFQGFLSEGQRAAITSFHNEGYESVTSIRTRGSSIDSDAFITKGFEDELDPIEKQLTLHEKRATQRISYFPTVLDGGSPLIGLPAYRPGGPTSNFASPFMRMNELLESPNDASPSHLRSPADHPTSLTPTQTPPPSGKRWSQVLERFVDQTGKLAAEARQHVGTARLRRPLPGDPEAIPLRGPEEALAKLESDQNDVKPVRYNSLKTIFGTLWPSLDRRARFYLILGFWGATVHAVGSPLFSFVLVKLLATYQVPGGDKAAALKWSMAILGIAFADAAHTWTLRFFHEYTGQLWVDSIRAEAYSRILDQPKHFFEKDENGVSKLTESLDRNAEEMRNLLGRFASLAYVAVLMVIVTITWAAASSWKLTLIALAVSPYIYGVTKLFARISEKWESNCNDAAADASAIFTETFTNIKTVRALTLESHFTTKYRTATVHALKVGFKRAMYTGFFFGLSDSAGNFATSMIFYVGARLVTDGASPIKVIEVFTMLIMAITNVSAILEYIPQMGSSKDTASRLLQLARLPKDSHEHRGDTRITTVGEIVFDDLKFAYPSRPNQTILQHINLKLLPGTTTAIVGGSGSGKSTIANLLLDLYSTSTVPGARPGDLTFGGRPMQHIHTPSLRALIVSVSQTPTLFSATAFENIAYGIPADSPNRSQQSIETAARQAGIHDFLASLPQGYETPIGEGGLGLSGGQAQRVNIARALVRKPSVLILDEATSALDVESANLVRSTIHNLISDSSHEMTVVIITHHRDMMEIAERIVVLDQGGIAEVGTFKELLQNDGALANLLGGGEWRDVDAGQNGVVSARKESAKVLDSGGPKLKDVDWMTSGGRESKRRPEAGDPRAPRTPR is encoded by the coding sequence ATGGCAGGCGACAAACGCGGGTCTCGGTCCTCACAGGACAACAGCTCCAACGACTCGAGAGAGGGTAAAGTCGAGGAGAAGGATGAAGATGGCGAAAAGGTACCCGATGCGCCCTGGCGCTGTCTTTTTGCTTTCACCACCAGAGCGAACATTCCACTCCTCGTGGCCGGCATCTTCTGTTCCTTCGCTGCAGGGTTTATGGGTCCAGCCGTCAACTTCGTCGTCGGCAAAGTCGTTGGGGGCTTGACAAATTACCAGTCAGGGTCTATGGACGGTGACAAGTTTCTGAGAGAACAGACGAAATGGGTTCTATGGACCGTTGCCATCTCGGCGGGATCTTGGATATTTGGCGCTCTAGAGTTCCTGCTCTGGATGTCCTTTGGCGAGCTCCAGGCAAAGAGTGCTCGCGACCGCCTCTTCCATGGACTTCTAGGGAGAGAAGTTGAATGGTACGAACGTCGCAAGAACGGTATAGGCGCCCTGCTGCCGAGACTACAAGCTCAAATTCGGGAACTTCAGCTGGCCACGTCTCAGCCTCTGGGATCCATTTTCGCCTTGATATCCACCTGCGTCCTTTCACTAGCACAAGCACTCTACCGCTCATGGGATCTGGCTCTAGTGACTCTTGCTACAGTCCCTGTCATCATATTCGCTCTGGTGATGGCACGCGGTGGTCTGGAGCACAACATAACCATGCAGCAGGACAAACTCACCGAAGCACAGAAGTACTCCACCAGCGCGTTCTCTTCGATAGAGACAGTGAAGTGCTTCAATGGCCAGGAAATTGAGCTAAAGAAGTACAACACATGCATAGATGAGGCTGGAGTGTGGTACGCATGGGTCGCAAACGCGAGCGCTCTCCAGATGGGGCTGGCAGTGCTGCTATCCGTCTCCATGTTCGTGCAAGGATTCTACTATGGAGGTATTCTGGTCGGCCGCGGTACCATTCAAGTCGACGATGTGGTCACGACATTCTTTTCTGCCATTGGTGCCTTTCAGGCTCTGCAAGGCATTCTACCGCAGATGATTGTGTTTGAAAAGGGACGGAAGGCCGGCTCCGTGCTCAGGACTATCATGGCACAAGTCGAGGACGAGTCAACTATCGAGCATAAACAAAACCTCCTGGCACCTGCAACATGCCGTGGAGACATAGAAGTGTTAGACCTCTCCTTTGCATACCCGTCCCGACCTGACATACTGGCCATCCAGGATGTCTCCATGGTGATACCAGGAGGGCAAATGACGTTTCTCATCGGCAGGAGCGGTTCTGGCAAGAGCACAATCAGCCAACTGCTGATGCGGTTCTACACTGCCACGGGGGGCACAATCAACATCGACAACATTCCGCTGGCATCACTAGACACGACATGGCTCCGCTCGAATATCACTCTTGTTGAGCAGACGAGTTTGTTGTTCAACGACACTGTGTTACGCAACATCGCTTTCGGTCGTGGTAAGGACTACGAGCAAGTCACAAGAGAAGAGGTGGTGGAAGCCGCCGAGTTCGCCCTACTGCAGCTCATGATCTCGGATATGCCTGATGGCCTCGATACAGGTGTCGGCTTCAAGGGTGGATCCATGTCAGGCGGACAGCGTCAGCGTATGGCATTGGCGAGAGCAAGGATTCGCGACTCTCCTATCTTGATCCTCGACGAATCCACGAGTGCTTTGGACTACATCACCAGAACGCTCATGATGGAAGCCATTCGACGTTGGCGAACCGGCAAGACGACTATCATCATAACTCACGACATCTCTCAGATCATGGCGGACGATTACATCTACCTGTTAGAAAGTGGCAGGCTTGTCCAAGAAGGCTATCGCAGCACTCTCGAAAAGATGAAGGGCACACCCTTTCAAGGCTTCCTTTCAGAGGGTCAGCGAGCTGCAATAACCTCTTTTCACAACGAAGGCTACGAGTCGGTAACATCGATCAGGACCCGTGGTTCGTCCATCGACTCCGACGCATTCATCACTAAAGGGTTCGAGGACGAGCTTGATCCTATCGAGAAACAGCTCACGCTGCATGAGAAGCGTGCCACGCAAAGGATATCATACTTCCCTACTGTACTCGACGGAGGTAGTCCGCTCATCGGCTTGCCGGCCTATAGGCCAGGTGGACCAACATCAAATTTCGCTTCACCTTTCATGCGTATGAATGAGTTGTTGGAGTCGCCAAATGATGCATCGCCCTCTCATCTGCGGTCGCCAGCAGATCACCCAACATCGCTTACACCTACCCAAACCCCACCGCCATCTGGGAAACGATGGTCTCAAGTCTTGGAGCGATTTGTCGATCAAACCGGTAAGCTGGCAGCAGAAGCTCGTCAACACGTGGGTACTGCGCGTCTTCGCCGACCTCTTCCGGGGGATCCCGAAGCGATTCCACTACGAGGACCTGAAGAGGCTCTGGCGAAGCTAGAGAGCGATCAGAACGATGTGAAACCTGTTCGATACAACTCACTCAAGACCATATTCGGCACCTTGTGGCCGAGTCTCGACAGGCGAGCGAGGTTTTACCTGATTCTTGGCTTCTGGGGTGCGACTGTGCACGCCGTCGGCTCGCCGCTTTTCTCGTTTGTGCTGGTCAAACTTCTTGCAACATATCAAGTGCCTGGCGGTGACAAGGCGGCCGCCTTGAAGTGGTCGATGGCGATTCTGGGCATCGCTTTTGCCGATGCGGCACACACATGGACCTTACGGTTCTTTCACGAGTACACCGGCCAGCTCTGGGTTGACTCCATACGAGCCGAAGCCTACAGCAGAATCCTTGACCAGCCTAAACATTTCTTCGAGAAGGATGAGAACGGCGTCTCTAAGCTTACAGAAAGCCTCGATCGGAACGCTGAGGAGATGCGCAACCTGCTTGGACGGTTCGCGTCGCTGGCCTATGTCGCTGTTCTCATGGTCATCGTCACAATCACATGGGCCGCTGCCTCGTCGTGGAAGCTGACATTGATCGCACTGGCTGTGTCGCCATACATTTATGGCGTCACCAAGCTCTTTGCGAGAATCAGCGAAAAGTGGGAGTCAAACTGCAACGACGCTGCCGCTGATGCTTCGGCGATTTTCACGGAAACCTTCACCAACATCAAGACTGTGCGCGCACTGACCTTGGAGTCGCACTTCACAACAAAGTATAGGACGGCTACGGTTCATGCGCTGAAAGTCGGCTTCAAGAGAGCCATGTACACCGGCTTCTTCTTCGGTCTGTCCGATTCTGCCGGCAACTTTGCTACTTCCATGATCTTCTATGTTGGCGCTCGACTGGTCACAGACGGCGCTTCTCCCATCAAGGTCATCGAGGTCTTCACCATGCTGATCATGGCGATCACGAACGTTAGTGCGATCCTGGAGTACATCCCACAGATGGGCTCGTCGAAAGATACAGCTTCGCGACTACTGCAGCTTGCTAGGCTGCCGAAGGACTCGCATGAACATCGCGGTGATACTCGCATCACCACCGTGGGTGAGATCGTATTCGACGATCTGAAATTTGCCTACCCTTCGAGGCCGAATCAGACTATACTTCAGCACATCAACCTGAAGCTGTTGCCCGGCACTACGACCGCGATCGTAGGGGGCTCCGGTTCAGGAAAGTCTACGATTGCGAATCTGCTTCTGGACTTGTACAGTACTTCGACAGTGCCAGGTGCGAGACCAGGCGACCTGACCTTCGGTGGCCGCCCAATGCAGCACATCCACACACCGTCTCTACGAGCACTGATTGTCTCCGTCTCGCAGACACCAACACTATTCTCAGCGACTGCTTTCGAAAACATTGCATACGGCATCCCAGCCGACTCGCCCAACAGAAGTCAACAGAGCATTGAAACCGCAGCACGTCAAGCAGGAATCCACGACTTCCTCGCTAGCCTACCTCAGGGTTACGAGACTCCCATTGGCGAAGGCGGACTTGGTCTTTCAGGAGGTCAAGCCCAGCGTGTCAACATAGCTCGCGCCCTTGTTCGCAAGCCTTCCGTCTTGATTCTCGACGAAGCCACATCAGCGCTTGACGTTGAGTCTGCTAACCTCGTCCGAAGCACTATCCACAACCTCATCAGCGATAGCAGTCACGAAATGACGGTCGTGATCATCACGCATCATAGAGATATGATGGAAATTGCGGAGAGGATTGTGGTGTTGGATCAAGGAGGCATCGCTGAGGTGGGCACTTTCAAGGAGTTGCTGCAGAACGATGGAGCTTTGGCGAATTTGCTTGGTGGCGGGGAGTGGAGGGATGTGGATGCTGGTCAGAATGGCGTGGTAAGCGCCAGGAAGGAGTCGGCCAAGGTGCTAGATAGTGGTGGTCCGAAGTTGAAGGATGTGGACTGGATGACGAGTGGTGGGAGAGAGAGCAAGAGGAGACCGGAAGCGGGTGATCCGAGGGCACCCAGGACACCGAGGTGA